The following proteins come from a genomic window of Oligoflexia bacterium:
- the lepB gene encoding signal peptidase I, with translation MTEQKPPSEKGLIREYVESLFVAIIIALILRSFVIAAYKIPTGSMAPTLKAGDCIFAWKLPYGLRIPFTRISIIQPQIPDRGDVIVFRYPEDESLSFIKRVVGVPGDKIEIRQKRLYINDKISQYENLKPADLKVFDDLPHNEFHIFQKETIDNKSHLVMFRRGEDEDSYGPEVVPEDRLFVLGDNRDSSDDSRFWGMVPLKNLEGRAILIWCSFDWEKRIKNTGIPRVRTERLLTVIH, from the coding sequence GTGACTGAACAAAAACCTCCTAGTGAAAAGGGTCTCATCCGCGAGTACGTTGAAAGTCTTTTTGTCGCAATAATCATTGCGCTGATACTAAGATCATTTGTAATTGCAGCATATAAGATCCCCACTGGAAGCATGGCTCCAACTCTTAAAGCTGGGGATTGTATTTTTGCTTGGAAACTCCCCTATGGTTTAAGAATACCATTTACTCGAATTTCAATTATCCAACCCCAAATTCCAGATCGAGGAGATGTCATAGTTTTTAGATATCCCGAAGATGAATCCCTCTCTTTTATTAAAAGAGTTGTGGGTGTGCCTGGGGACAAAATTGAGATTCGTCAAAAAAGGCTCTATATCAACGATAAGATTTCGCAATATGAAAATCTTAAGCCAGCTGATCTTAAAGTTTTTGATGACTTGCCACATAATGAATTTCACATTTTTCAAAAGGAAACCATTGATAATAAATCTCATCTAGTCATGTTTCGCAGAGGTGAGGATGAAGATTCTTATGGCCCTGAAGTTGTTCCCGAAGATAGGCTTTTTGTGCTTGGTGACAATCGCGATTCCTCTGATGATAGTCGCTTTTGGGGTATGGTTCCCCTTAAAAATCTTGAGGGTCGGGCTATTTTGATCTGGTGTTCATTTGACTGGGAAAAACGTATCAAAAACACTGGCATTCCCCGCGTAAGAACCGAAAGACTTCTCACGGTTATCCATTGA
- a CDS encoding aspartate carbamoyltransferase catalytic subunit, translated as MNLLGRSLLDIPDLRREEIVFLLTEAIKFKKKHSGTESILGSHVGKSVALLFFEPSTRTRTSFQMAAYRLGLRTLKLDSSSSSSQKGETIYDTARNVEALRPDAMVIRHAGSGIPLQISRLLKIPVINAGDGFHAHPTQALLDAFTIHEEFSEFKGLHVLIVGDIAHSRVARSNIHCLRTLGAKVTICGPPTLIPPLAREFGVEVSHNLDEILPSADVVMALRMQTERQNSFQIPSLKEYTTRYGITSERLLKIKDKALIMHPGPVNRGVEMMSSVLRDPRCRVLEQVQNGVTMRAVLLGHVLGVLK; from the coding sequence ATGAATCTTCTCGGCCGCTCACTCTTAGACATACCTGATTTACGTCGAGAAGAGATCGTTTTTTTACTCACCGAAGCCATTAAATTTAAGAAAAAACATAGCGGTACAGAATCTATTTTGGGTTCTCATGTGGGGAAGAGTGTAGCTCTACTTTTTTTTGAACCCTCAACACGTACACGAACTAGTTTTCAAATGGCAGCTTATAGATTAGGCCTTCGCACACTCAAACTTGATTCATCTTCAAGTAGTTCGCAAAAAGGTGAAACCATTTACGATACAGCTCGCAATGTTGAAGCTCTAAGACCTGACGCGATGGTCATTAGACATGCGGGCAGTGGAATCCCCCTTCAAATTTCACGGTTGCTTAAAATTCCAGTTATTAATGCAGGTGATGGTTTTCATGCACACCCAACTCAAGCTTTGCTCGATGCCTTTACGATTCATGAAGAGTTTTCAGAATTTAAAGGCCTTCATGTTTTGATCGTTGGAGACATTGCTCACAGTCGTGTAGCACGAAGTAATATTCATTGTCTTAGAACTCTAGGTGCAAAAGTGACCATTTGTGGTCCGCCAACTTTGATTCCACCTCTAGCTCGTGAATTTGGTGTAGAGGTCTCTCATAATTTAGATGAAATTTTACCATCTGCCGATGTGGTGATGGCTCTTAGGATGCAAACAGAGCGACAAAATTCATTTCAAATTCCATCGCTCAAAGAATACACAACTCGTTACGGCATCACTTCTGAAAGATTATTAAAAATTAAAGACAAAGCTCTGATTATGCACCCAGGCCCTGTTAATCGAGGTGTCGAAATGATGTCTTCGGTGTTGCGCGACCCTCGTTGTCGAGTGCTTGAACAAGTGCAAAATGGTGTGACTATGAGAGCGGTTCTACTAGGACATGTATTGGGAGTATTGAAGTGA